A section of the Nitrospirota bacterium genome encodes:
- a CDS encoding HTH domain-containing protein yields MAGRSKRDVDREKKIHRLLSILRILDIRKQCTPKTLAEDFGTTERNIYRDIST; encoded by the coding sequence ATGGCGGGTCGGTCTAAAAGAGATGTGGACAGGGAAAAGAAGATACACAGGCTCCTCTCCATCCTTAGAATCCTTGATATACGTAAACAATGTACTCCTAAAACCCTGGCAGAGGATTTCGGTACTACGGAGCGGAATATCTACAGGGATATAAGCACCAT